In the Capra hircus breed San Clemente chromosome 17, ASM170441v1, whole genome shotgun sequence genome, GGACCTAAAAAGAAAGATCCAGGCCTACATCCTGAGAGCTAGAGATGGTATTGGGATTTGAGAAAATGTTCAGTTCCATCAAAATTACTTAGGATTGTTCTAaaaatacagatttcccaggcatTCTAAATATAGATTTCTGGGGTACCACTCTGGGAAATTCTAATTCAAGTAGATCGTGATCAAGATCTGGAAATCATTTTTCAGTACTCATAGGTAATTCTGATCCATTCATTCAAGAACTATTTCTTGCATCCCTGGTGTGTGCCAGGACAATTCTAAGTTCTGGAGATACAGCCCTGAACAGGTTACAGAAATAAGGAGGAGCACCCATGTGACAGTCTCAAGGAAAAGCATTCCAGGCAAAGGTTTGGTTGAGAACTCAGTAGGTGACTCTAATTCTCTGGCTTATTCCTACTTGATTAATCATCCAAAATGGGGGAGAAGACATGGTAGGAAAGATTCTGtggtattttccctttttttaaaaaaatcattgtttaaaatcatagtatagttaatttacagtgttgtttcgggtatacagcaaagtgaatcagatagATATAGATACTCCTCTTCAGTATCCATTATAAGTTAAcgtgatattgaatatagttccctgtgcttatACAGTTGGCTTTTGTtagatttatctgttttatatatagtagtttgtatatgttaatcccaaactcctaatttatctctcccccagCAATGGGATCTCCCCCTATCCCCTTTGGGAACcataaaagtttgttttctatgtctgtgactctgtttctgttttgtaaataagttcatttgcatctttttttttcaagattcccCATATATGTGATGTGTCATCTTCGTATGTTCACCCAGAAAGCTATGCTAAGCACACAAAATACAGATATGTGCCAAGTGTTGACACAGAGATGAGCAAGGCAGTTCCCTCTCTCAGGGAGTTTGCCATCCAGTGAGTGAGGTAGATATTCAAATCAGAGAGGGCCACACAATGAACGAGAGCATCCGAGACCATCAATCAGTTCATGTTCTGAGACGGTGAATGCATACTGCTTCCTCATCTCATCTCATTTTTCCATGTGATGATGTGAGCAACTGGTTTTGAGACTGTGCACACTAAAATTATTTGCATGTCTTTGTGGTCCTGCCAACTCAGACTAGCTGAATTTTTCATGAATTGTTTACAGCAAGAGATCCTGGGTTTGAGATACTATAcgtgtctgtgctcagtcgcttcagtcgtgtccgactctttgagaccccatgaactgtagcccaccaggctcctctgtccatgggattctccaggcaagaatactggagtgggttgccatttcctcttccagggggtcttcccaacccagagattgaacctgtctcttctgcattggcaggtgggttctttaccactagcaccacctgagaagccctataaTAACtatatttggggaaaatatcaTCCTAATAATAGGTtaaatttattgaacacttagaATCTCCTGACTTGACATGCAGTCTCATAGTCTTTAATAATATCTGTGATGAGGCAGGGACTCTCATTATTCCACTGTCATTATTTCTTTTGGACAAAAACATTGGCAGGGAATTTTTCTGAGGTCATTCAACTCAGATGTGATGATTTCCCCACTACATCTGGTTTGGAGCCCCAGTTCTGGTCCATACCATCTTTCATGAATTGCTCAGACTGCTGATGTATCTCAGCTACCCTCACTCCAGTTCCCAAAGTggatccctctctctcctttccatccCAGGTAACCACCTGTGTTTGCGCAAGTTAGATCTAcctgcttctctctcctccaagGTGGAAAAGTGGAGAGGAGAAGGACTCCTCGACGGCACACTTGGGACAAAGTAGAGGGTACCAGGATAGGCCCTTCCTGGGTGGTGCCCGCTGCCTCTTGACACACCAGTCTCCAGAGGCCCCCTCAGTGATGTTAGGTGCCCCAAACTGAGCACCTTGCTCCCTGCCTACCTGTTGGGGAAGATAAATCAGTGAGGCTCAGTGTTCAAACTCTTAGAAGAAGGATCATAGAGCAGGGAAAGCAAATCATTAAAGTCAAGAGGAAATAGTAAGTCTGCTACCTCCTGGGTAGGGCTGGGTGCTCAACTGGATAGAGTTGGGTCACCTCCTGTGATGCTGCTTTAAAAGAGGAGCTGGTCATCTTCAGCCTTAGGTCAGTTAGTCTGCCATGTAAAGGGTCTTCCCTTTGCCTTCCCTGTAAGACTCTTAACCTGTAAGTCTTTGTGTCTGCTTGTTGGCCCCCGGGTGTATCCTCAAGGGGTGCCTTTCCCCTGTTTCTCAGGCTGgcgccctctctcctcccccggTGCCTCCCCGAAGCCCTCACTCGCTCCCTCCCTCCAGTGCCGGAGGCTCTTGGCTCGGGTCCCTGAGCCCAGGCAGGTGCAAGTGGAAGGCGCAGAAGGGGTGAGATTACGTTTCCCTGGAGTCCTGCGCCACTGGCTTTTCAGCGACTCGCTGGGAGCCTGCGGCCAAAGCCCCAGACCACACGGACTGTGCGCTCTTGCGCCTCCCCGCACCGCCGACCTCGCCCATGTCTCAGTACGCTCCCAGCTCGGACTTCAAGAGGGCTTTGGACAGCAGTCCCGAGGCCAACACCGACGATGACAAGACCGAGGAGGACGTGCCCAAGCCCCAAAACTACTTGTGGCTTGCCATCGTCGCCTGTTTTTGCCCCGCGTACCCCATCAACATCGTGGCTTTAGTCTTCTCCATCATGGTAAGTAAATTAGGACCCGCAGCAGCCAGGCACAGAAGACCCTAGTGGCAGGACCCCCTCGTGGGGACTCCTCACACTCTCCGCTTTTCACTGCTCCCTTCCTCACTGCCCGGGGCACCGGGGCTTTTCTACCCTCTGCTCACCTTTCTCAGACTCTCCGCACTCTCCCTCCAACCATCAGCGCCTCCTTTGTGCTCCCGGTGGCGCTCAGAACCCTGACCAAGCCTCCCCCGGGCGGCTTTCCACTTCCAGCAGTGCTGTGCCTTCTCTCCTAACCAAGCAAGTTCTTCCTTGGACTTTCCGTTTTCCCTCCCGCCTCCTCCGACATTCTTGGGCACCCATCCACTTCTCAACCTTTTTTTCCGGAGCCTCAAAGCACACCACTCTAACAGCAGCAGCGCTCCCCGTTCTCTGAGCGTGCAGACTCTGCGCCCTCCTTGCTTATCCCTTGCCCCGGCTCTCAAGAGGCAGCACCGGCTCTATTTTTTAGAACATAGTCTTGTCTTTGCTGTGCCTGGGGCACCACCTGGGCCACTCTCTGAGGGTCCCTAAGCGCTTCCCAATGTCTTCTAGACCCCTGGTCCCACATTTGAGCACGCCCTCTCTGGGACACCAGTTCCTTTGCGCTTCTTCCCCCGCCAGCTGACCCTTCTTCACTCTCTTCCGGCACCTCTTGGTCCCGTTATTCCAGTGAGCTTGCTCCCTCTCCAGGCATTTCTTCTGTGCACCCTGTGCCGCTCTGTCCTCTCTTACCCCAGCACGTAGTTGTTCATCTCTCACTTGCTGCACAGCGACCCTATCTGCGCCTCtctttagttcagtcgctcagtcgtgtcagactctttgcgactctctgAGCCTCTCCTGCCACCCCCCAAAGACTCCCAGGCGCCCCTCCAGACCTGGGAATGCACTAGGGAGCTCCTGCCCTCCGTGCAGCTCGCCCTTTGTGCTGACCTCTGCCAACTCTGTGGCTCGCTCTATAGAAGAAGCAGCTGGTGCTACTTCCTGAGCTCACTTCCACTACCGCCTTCAGCTGCCCAGGGAGGAGCTCTGGCCAGGTCCTAACCTTATTGACTGGGGCAGCTGGCCCAGGACAACCCTGCAGCGagctccctcccccacccacccgccTCGCCAGACCCAGCTCCCCAGCCGCAGACCCGGAGAGTCCCAGTAAACTCGGTAAAGATCAAGAGCCTCTACCCGCTTCCCCCCTGCAAGTCCACCCACAGTTGCCCATGCGTGGCACTGTACTGGCTTCCTGGGTGCACACAGAGGCCTCATTTGCAGTCACAGCTTGCCCTCTCTCATACCGCGTTTGTACGCTGTCTGCACCAACATTCAAGCGTTCAGCCGCTGGACTTCAGactgcctgagttcaaatcctaatGATCTCCAGAAATCACTGCATTTCTCTTCACCTCAGCCTCTTTGTCTGTGAAGTGGGGATAATCATAGCCATATTTCTCAGGGTTGTTGTATTAATGAGATAAAGTGGAAACCTCTTGGAACAGGGCCCAGCACGGTGGTGCTTTTAGATCTTTATTCATATGTCACTGGCTGAGAGCTTCTCTGATCACTGTTTTAAAATCAACCTCcctacccccacacacacactcacaagctCTGTTCTCCCCTCCCTGTAATTTTTTGCTCAGAGTATTTGTTTCTGTGTAATATGTTATTCCATGTATTAATATGCTTATTGCCTGTGTCCCCTCATTAGAATATAAGCTCAATGAGGGCAGGGGTATTtgtttgtggtttgtttttttgttggtgTAGCTTCACCTAGAGGAAAATCTGGCTGGTGGTAGATGCCCAGTAAATATTacgaagtgaatgaatgaatgaatatatgaatggTGTTAAGGGGTCACAGTGTCTGTTCTCCTCCTGCTGCTTTATCCCATGCTGGAACCCCAGAACCACCATATCAGTTTCCTTAGGACCAACCAGTcagtttcctctcttccttcctcttctgagATATCCGGTCCTGGATGGTTCCTTTGCAGCAAAGCAGGAAGGGGAGATTGTAGCAGCCAAATTCTCTAGGCGGTAGCAGAGGATTGACTGGTATCGGTGCCCACACTCTATCCTGGTTTATTAATGAATCAACAGCCaatttactcctttcccagtgcCAAGTAGAAAAGTGCCTGCAGAGGCtcgcgccccacccccaccccatcccacattCATCTGAGATGAGCTGGAACTCCAGCTGGTGGTGACAGGTTGGATGCTAATGATGCCGCTTGGTGTGTCCTGGGGGATTAGACTTCTATGTGCTTTGAATAGAAACCTTTTTCTGGCCCTCCTATCTCCATTCCCTCCCGCAAGACTTTTTTTCACTAGATTTACAGCAAGAGACCATCCTGTTGTCAGAAAATAGATATTGGAATCAAAAAGTTGACTGGCCGAatttcataccttttttttttttttttgctgaagtataattgctttatagtgttaCATTCGTTTCTACTGTACAATGAAGTGGATCAGCTTTATGTATACCCTTTTAAAGTGTTGGCTGCTTCATCTAGAATATGGGAATGTAAAAAGCATtttaagaggtggcaaaaatgttGTAAGGATAAAAGAGAGTAAAAGTGTGTTAAGCTACCAGTGTTGCACTCAGTACAGGCAATAACTGTCAGACAGACGGATAGATTTGGAGCCTGGAAACATCATATGTCATGTATGAAAACAAATAGAATGTCAAACTAAGCTTCCTACACCCTCCAAATTGTGCTCCCTCCAAGGtactggaagcattttccctttgAAACAGTGCAGAAGTCATTTTGACAGGTTTCATAATAAAGACTCTAAAGGATAAAGAGGAAGCAGACGGGTGCATAGGAGGAGAATGGCTGACCAACTGCCAGGTGTATGCTTTCCCTGGGGAATCTGGTGATGTTCAGTCCTAGCTATTTTCATATCTCAGTCATCTGTAATTTGTGATCAGTTGGGGCACTAGATAGTGGTGCCGTTCCCCGGGAGGTGCTTGAAACTATGTGGGAAATATCTGTGTGTATCAGTGATTTGGGGCACTACATGCATTTGGGGGGGGAGGGCTAGGAATATTAATatcctacaatgctggagactgtCCTCCCAATGAAGAACTGACCCACCCCAAACATCAATAGCACTCCAGTCAAGAAACACAGGGAGATAATGCAAACTGACATAAATATTGACAAGGCTCAATATAATTCATTCCCAGAACTGTAAAAAGAGCCAGGAATCTCAAAACAATCAATATCTTTATTTATTAAATCCAGTCTGAAAAGCCTTCTATCAAATTACAAAGTTGAAGCAGGTGCTAGGGAATCATAAAGCCTCTTTGAAAAATACACGTTTGAGAAGAGTGTTCTTCAAGCTGTTGGCACCTGCGGTCTTTCTACCATCCCGGGCAGAACTAAGGGAGTCCTGGGGGTTATGAGGAGTTCACCACTGAAGAGAATTGGTATGGTATGGCTTGTCGTGTCAGAATATTGGTGGGTCAAGCATTGCCAAAGGCAGGGACATGGAAATCTTTGCTTCCCCAAGTATTAAAAGTCTATTTGTTGAAAGTgcacttagggacttccctgtccCAGTGGTTTCACCTTCCaccgcagggggtgcaggttccgtccctggtcagggagcctcAGAGccgaaaaaataaaagcatgaaacagaagcaatgttgtagcaaattcaataaagactttaaaaatggtccacataaaaaaaagttgaaaaaaaagtaCACTTAACCTATACTCAGTTTCAGGGACACATATCTCGTGAATTTCCTGCAGGCTGGATCACTGCTAGCCCATATTACACATGTGAATTTGAAAAGAGCACCCCTCCTCCATACAGATGGGGTACACGACTTGGGAAGTAGAGCCCAGAGTGGTTTTAAGGTCTCACTCTTTGTACTCCCGCCCATTCCAGGCTATCCTTTTATTCCATATGAAAGATGGAATGTGGAGACTGTCCATATGACTTTTACCCTGGAGAAAGATCGgctgttcattcaacaaatatatattgagcaCTGTTACTAAATGCCAGGCTCTTCCACACTTCCCTGGGGTTTCCTGGtttctcagaaagtaaagaatctgcctgcaatgtaggagatatgggttcaatccctgggtcaggaacagcccctggaaaaggaatggctattcactccagtattcttaactagAGAattcagaattccatggacagaggaccctggcaggctacagtccatggggttgcaaagagtgggacacaactgagtgactaacactccagGCATTGGTATACTCCTTTACCTTTATCAAGTGATAAATAAGATCAGCAAGGTCTCTCCCCTCCTGGATCTGCAAGAAAAAACTTGCAAGAGTGTTGGCAAATTTTGGTTGAGATCTCCATCTATTAATACTAGTTTTGTAGCTGGAATTTGCTACCTGGTTCAAGAGACCGAAAGCAAGTCCATGCCAAGTCTCCATTTTTATGATATAATACAATCTTTTGCATAGGTGAGCCAATTTGGTCACTCTATGAATATATAATAGCCAGTGAATTTTAATTAGGTGAATTATAAACCTTCTTTCAATAGAATTTCTTCCTCACACCCACAGAATCTGTCCAGGTACCAAACAGTGAGGTTCAAAGCCTTTTGTGCGTTTTACTACATCTGTAACCTCATGCAACTGTTTCAGTCTTTCTGAGGCTTGATTTCTTAATCCTGTAAAACAAGGGTTGCAAGGGTACCAAGTCAGGCACTGTTGTGGAAATTAAATagtaaaatttaaatgatttcatGGCATTACCTAAAACACAGCTAGAATTTAGTATTAAAGATGATGTATGCATATATTTCAGGGATACAAGCCATTACCTTTTCCAGtagctttttctatttttattgagaCTAGcgaatttgattaaaaaataaaagcaatgacAAGTATTGACAGATGTGTCACGGGAATAAATAACTGCTGTGATCTAATGGTAAACATTAATTACAGCCATTCAAGATCTCAAAAAGAAATCCAACATATACCTTTTCTTATAAAGCTATGGGAGGGTGTGCTCCCCTAATATAAGGAAGTAAATCAGGGAACATAAAGACAACAGATCCAGGAAACAGCTCCAACACAccaaaaaaaggcaaagagaaatcCTCAAAACAAGGCAGCAGGTTTCATAAACCAGCAGGAGATGCAGTTGATAGTGGATAATCAATGTGAAGCCATCGTCAAAATCCATTATCTGGTCATGGGCTGACACAGTAAGCCACAGCCCTGCCCAGAACCTGACCACACCTGCTCTAGAAGACGAAGTCTGTGGtcaaaaagaagtaaatatcCACAGAATGAAAGACCAAACTGGATATTCTTTCCATCTGACCCAGGCTCCACCAGGGCTTGTCCATCGAAACTGGGTTTCAACTGGATTTTCATAGGTTCAGAGGAGAGCTATTACTTGTGTGgggtttgggggttttgtttgtttgttttcaataatCAAGGCAGAATTTGGAAATAACAGATCCTGGTTCAGGTGGCTTACCCAGGATGCTTGCCATCGCTTATAAGTTGGAACTAAGTATTATAGTTCATTGGGTCCTCAGTTGATGTC is a window encoding:
- the TMEM233 gene encoding transmembrane protein 233 isoform X2 — translated: MSQYAPSSDFKRALDSSPEANTDDDKTEEDVPKPQNYLWLAIVACFCPAYPINIVALVFSIMAQNSYEDGDIEGSKRLGRNAKWVAVASIVIGLLVIAISCTVHFTWK
- the TMEM233 gene encoding transmembrane protein 233 isoform X1 gives rise to the protein MSQYAPSSDFKRALDSSPEANTDDDKTEEDVPKPQNYLWLAIVACFCPAYPINIVALVFSIMAQNSYEDGDIEGSKRLGRNAKWVAVASIVIGLLVIAISCTVHFTWKA